A region of Myxococcaceae bacterium DNA encodes the following proteins:
- the ychF gene encoding redox-regulated ATPase YchF, with protein MALSCGIVGLPNVGKSTLFNCLTSAQAESANYPFCTIEPNVGVVDVPDSRLTALANIVNPERILPASMTFVDIAGLVRGASQGEGLGNKFLSHIRDTDAICHVVRCFEDENIIHVENFVDPVRDVSTIETELILADLDSCTKGLERARKAARGQDAKAKKTESLCEGLLNHLNAGLPARSFVFHREDDDLSHAYRDMHLLSAKPTLFVANVNEDGFDTQSNPHLKALCDLAASRGDQVVVVCAKIEEELAHLKTEERSEFLKDLGLEVSGLDRVIRAAFKLLNLQTYLTAGVQEVRAWTIRAGMKAPQAAGVIHSDFERGFIKADVIWWEDFVKHQGESGCRAVGAIKLEGKDYVVRDGDVMHFKFNV; from the coding sequence ATGGCACTCTCCTGTGGTATTGTTGGTTTGCCCAACGTTGGAAAAAGCACGCTTTTTAATTGCTTAACTTCGGCCCAAGCGGAGTCTGCGAATTATCCTTTCTGTACCATCGAGCCGAATGTCGGAGTGGTCGATGTTCCAGATTCTCGATTAACGGCTTTGGCCAATATCGTGAATCCAGAACGGATTCTACCCGCATCCATGACCTTTGTTGATATTGCAGGATTGGTTCGTGGAGCCAGCCAAGGCGAAGGACTTGGAAACAAATTTTTAAGTCACATTCGCGATACAGACGCCATTTGCCATGTCGTTCGTTGCTTTGAAGATGAAAATATCATCCATGTGGAAAATTTTGTGGATCCGGTACGAGATGTCAGCACCATTGAAACCGAACTCATCTTGGCGGACCTTGATTCTTGCACCAAAGGGCTCGAGCGCGCACGGAAAGCAGCACGAGGGCAAGATGCTAAAGCCAAAAAAACAGAAAGCCTGTGCGAAGGGTTACTCAATCATCTAAACGCTGGCTTACCTGCCCGAAGCTTTGTGTTTCATCGCGAAGACGACGACTTAAGCCATGCTTATCGAGACATGCATCTCTTGTCAGCAAAACCTACTTTGTTTGTCGCGAACGTGAATGAAGATGGCTTTGATACGCAATCCAACCCGCACTTGAAGGCCTTGTGCGATTTAGCCGCTTCAAGAGGGGATCAAGTGGTCGTCGTGTGTGCCAAAATCGAAGAAGAGTTGGCTCACTTAAAGACCGAAGAGCGTTCGGAATTTTTGAAGGATCTGGGACTGGAAGTCTCCGGCTTGGATCGCGTCATTCGAGCAGCCTTTAAGCTTTTAAATCTGCAGACCTACCTAACCGCCGGGGTGCAAGAAGTTCGCGCCTGGACCATTCGGGCGGGCATGAAAGCGCCACAAGCCGCTGGGGTCATTCATTCGGATTTCGAACGTGGTTTCATCAAGGCAGACGTTATTTGGTGGGAAGACTTTGTGAAGCATCAAGGCGAATCAGGCTGCCGGGCAGTTGGAGCCATCAAACTCGAAGGCAAGGATTACGTCGTTCGAGACGGCGATGTGATGCACTTCAAATTTAATGTGTAA
- a CDS encoding 50S ribosome-binding GTPase, with translation MRMVLKMQVLLIGNPNAGKSSLFEALTGVCVKIANHAGVTVEQQKACCCLGAENHVEFVDLPGLYSLDALSPEEHLSVDYLNQHSNNLILFVLDSTHLKRNLYLLTQLLEKGMRPLVALTQIDLAQSLGIRIDIPLLERNLGLQVMPVSAKTGEGLKELQVALARTTLHSN, from the coding sequence ATGAGAATGGTTCTCAAAATGCAAGTTCTCTTAATCGGCAATCCCAACGCAGGCAAAAGCTCGTTGTTTGAGGCCTTGACGGGGGTTTGTGTGAAGATTGCGAACCATGCGGGGGTTACGGTTGAACAGCAAAAAGCTTGTTGTTGCCTTGGGGCTGAAAACCACGTTGAGTTTGTCGACCTGCCAGGGCTGTACAGTCTCGATGCTTTATCTCCGGAAGAACATCTGAGCGTTGATTATCTGAACCAACACTCGAACAACCTCATTCTGTTTGTCCTAGATTCCACGCATCTGAAGCGTAATCTTTATCTGTTGACGCAGTTGCTGGAGAAGGGAATGCGCCCATTGGTGGCTTTAACCCAAATCGATTTGGCTCAGAGTTTGGGGATTCGCATTGACATACCTCTTCTGGAACGCAATTTAGGATTGCAAGTCATGCCCGTGTCGGCCAAAACAGGCGAGGGTCTAAAGGAATTACAAGTTGCGCTCGCCAGAACAACGTTACATTCAAATTGA
- a CDS encoding PD-(D/E)XK nuclease domain-containing protein → MAPLLTGKDSIAPWQILAEDLKGALSANNLDDFCSRLKPFFADIPYDLPIPLERYYQTVFYMLLKFMGAEIMTEERTNMGRIDAVLQTPTHTYVVELKMGRSAQEALQQIRQKQYAQKYQLSGKLVTALGLAFDPQTKNIVDQAWQVL, encoded by the coding sequence TTGGCTCCTCTCCTGACAGGCAAAGACTCTATAGCTCCTTGGCAAATACTGGCTGAAGATCTGAAAGGCGCTTTGAGCGCCAACAACTTGGATGATTTTTGTTCTCGCCTCAAACCTTTCTTTGCCGATATCCCCTACGATTTGCCTATTCCCTTAGAACGCTATTACCAAACTGTGTTCTACATGCTGCTCAAATTTATGGGAGCCGAGATTATGACCGAAGAAAGAACCAATATGGGTCGAATCGACGCGGTTCTCCAGACGCCTACGCACACCTACGTGGTGGAGCTCAAAATGGGCCGATCTGCTCAGGAAGCCTTGCAGCAAATCCGGCAAAAACAATACGCTCAAAAATACCAACTCTCAGGCAAATTGGTTACGGCATTAGGGCTAGCATTCGATCCACAAACTAAAAACATTGTAGATCAAGCCTGGCAAGTGCTGTAG
- a CDS encoding queuosine precursor transporter → MAGRIERFGFVLSDHLIKTYAALCAAFALTIVTGNLVYQKFVYFSFPFYVFELSVGAILYPFTFMISDLTTEFFGKAKARYCVTLGLAINLVVALVLLGLDRLPATSWSTVSDSTFHQVFGHTPYASVISVFAAYVSQRCDISIYWFVRHKTSWLPLANFCAMSLSLLVDTCIVVSILNLLHLIPLGKALTIVANAYLFKLLLSVLNVPIFAFTTRWIRKHVFTH, encoded by the coding sequence ATGGCTGGACGGATCGAACGATTCGGGTTCGTCTTGTCTGATCATCTCATCAAAACATACGCGGCTCTATGCGCCGCTTTTGCTCTCACGATCGTGACCGGAAATTTGGTTTACCAAAAATTTGTTTATTTTTCTTTTCCGTTCTATGTGTTTGAGCTTTCGGTTGGGGCCATCTTGTACCCTTTCACCTTCATGATTTCCGACTTAACAACGGAATTCTTTGGAAAGGCGAAGGCGCGCTATTGCGTCACTCTTGGGCTAGCCATAAACCTCGTCGTCGCGTTGGTTCTCTTGGGCTTGGATCGTTTGCCAGCAACCTCTTGGTCGACCGTTTCGGATAGCACATTTCACCAAGTCTTCGGTCATACGCCTTATGCATCGGTTATTTCGGTGTTCGCAGCTTATGTGTCACAACGTTGCGATATTTCCATTTATTGGTTCGTGCGGCACAAAACTTCTTGGCTGCCTCTGGCGAATTTTTGCGCGATGAGCCTGTCGTTGCTGGTGGATACCTGCATCGTGGTTTCCATTCTAAACCTTCTCCACCTTATTCCACTGGGAAAGGCTTTGACGATCGTTGCGAATGCTTACCTGTTCAAACTCTTATTAAGCGTTTTAAACGTCCCCATTTTTGCTTTCACCACGCGATGGATCCGCAAACACGTATTTACACATTAA
- the feoB gene encoding ferrous iron transport protein B, whose amino-acid sequence MRSPEQRYIQIERALKDVVVREHRSSYDIDRILLHPVWGMLCLSLIVIGLFSSLFAMGKPMADFLEDGIASLGRMVMPWFSEFPFLGSLLLEGVFGGVGTLLAFVPLIGLLFFMLGLLEESGYLARITFLLDRILLKSGLSGRAFVPLMSGYACAIPAILSTRVIRNPESRLMAILLIPFLSCSARLPLYTLVIANFFSPVVGSLVLVGLYLLGAVAAFFSGCLLKRYLFKNRFEELILELPRYRVPRLRPILRVVYQRLIDFVGQAGTLILGMSIGMWALFHFPLGTDMEHSWAATLGHWIEPWIKPIGFDWKLGLALLAAFSAREVMVSTLGVIYGVHSDWTQNYTPLQATSLLIFFALAFQCFSTLAIVRQETGSWKWPLFQFVGMTGIAWTLSFLVFQGGMLLGFE is encoded by the coding sequence TTGCGCTCGCCAGAACAACGTTACATTCAAATTGAACGTGCCTTAAAAGACGTTGTCGTGCGCGAACATCGATCGAGCTACGACATCGATCGCATTCTTTTGCACCCTGTTTGGGGCATGCTTTGCTTGTCTTTGATTGTCATCGGACTGTTCTCGTCCTTGTTTGCGATGGGAAAACCGATGGCCGATTTTCTAGAGGATGGCATTGCCAGCCTGGGACGCATGGTGATGCCTTGGTTCTCAGAATTCCCCTTTCTCGGGTCCTTATTGTTGGAAGGAGTCTTTGGAGGAGTCGGCACTTTACTGGCCTTCGTGCCCTTAATTGGCCTTTTGTTTTTCATGCTGGGTCTTTTGGAAGAAAGTGGCTATTTGGCTCGAATTACATTTTTGCTCGATCGCATTTTACTCAAGTCTGGGTTATCTGGACGCGCTTTTGTACCGCTGATGTCTGGCTATGCCTGTGCCATTCCCGCCATTTTATCGACGCGGGTGATTCGGAACCCAGAAAGTCGGCTTATGGCTATTCTGCTCATTCCTTTTCTGTCTTGTTCCGCTCGTTTGCCGCTCTACACCCTGGTGATCGCGAACTTTTTTAGCCCGGTGGTGGGGTCCTTGGTGCTGGTCGGGCTGTACTTGCTTGGAGCCGTGGCTGCGTTTTTTTCAGGCTGCCTTTTGAAACGGTATCTTTTCAAAAATCGTTTCGAAGAGCTTATCTTGGAGTTGCCGCGTTATCGAGTGCCTCGTTTGCGGCCGATTCTTCGAGTCGTTTATCAAAGATTGATTGATTTTGTGGGGCAGGCTGGAACTCTCATTTTGGGAATGAGCATCGGCATGTGGGCATTGTTTCACTTTCCATTGGGGACCGACATGGAGCATAGCTGGGCGGCTACTCTGGGGCATTGGATAGAGCCTTGGATCAAGCCGATCGGATTTGACTGGAAATTGGGCCTGGCTTTGCTGGCTGCCTTTAGCGCACGAGAGGTCATGGTATCCACTTTGGGGGTGATTTACGGCGTGCACAGCGACTGGACCCAAAATTACACCCCGCTTCAGGCGACGTCTCTTTTGATATTTTTTGCTCTTGCCTTCCAATGCTTCAGCACGCTCGCCATTGTGCGCCAGGAAACCGGTTCGTGGAAATGGCCTCTGTTTCAGTTTGTTGGAATGACTGGCATCGCTTGGACCCTGTCTTTCCTCGTTTTTCAAGGTGGAATGCTTTTGGGTTTTGAGTGA
- a CDS encoding ferrous iron transport protein A, whose translation MGNTFNIPLDCVFENVLLADDSMKLWALAMNQPATIRSVDCRSDSIRRLQELGFFPGASVCLIRKGLLGSPLLFEICETQIAIRRSEADCFEVEYPSKD comes from the coding sequence ATGGGTAACACATTCAACATCCCATTGGATTGTGTATTTGAGAACGTCTTGCTAGCAGACGATTCCATGAAGCTTTGGGCATTAGCGATGAACCAACCCGCCACAATCCGTTCTGTGGATTGCCGAAGCGACTCCATTCGTCGTTTACAAGAGTTGGGCTTTTTTCCAGGCGCCTCTGTTTGCTTGATCCGCAAAGGGCTTTTGGGAAGCCCGCTGTTGTTTGAGATTTGCGAAACGCAGATTGCCATTCGCCGCTCAGAAGCCGATTGCTTTGAAGTTGAATACCCCTCAAAAGACTGA
- a CDS encoding amino acid ABC transporter permease — protein sequence MVQNPMIASALPLLLKASFITLQASALGAVLGSMGGLLFGIANCDRLRIRGVSSCIAFYVMLIRGTPLFIQLLIIYFALPEALGMDIPSLAAGVITLGLNSSAYLSEIMRGTINALPAGQWEAAEVLGYSRWQTLRHVILPQALRQGLPAIANEFSTLIKESSILMVIGVPELVKTSRDIVARELRPMEIYAMTAVIYLLMTSVVALVTQRLENRS from the coding sequence ATGGTTCAGAACCCCATGATAGCCTCTGCGCTGCCTTTACTCCTGAAAGCCTCTTTCATCACCTTGCAAGCAAGCGCTCTGGGTGCTGTTTTGGGTTCGATGGGAGGCCTCCTTTTCGGAATTGCGAACTGCGACCGGCTTCGAATTCGTGGGGTATCTTCCTGCATTGCTTTTTATGTGATGCTGATCCGAGGGACGCCTCTGTTCATTCAGTTGTTGATCATTTACTTTGCCCTCCCGGAAGCCTTAGGCATGGATATTCCCTCCTTAGCGGCAGGGGTGATCACGCTGGGGCTTAATTCATCAGCCTATCTATCGGAAATTATGCGAGGAACGATCAATGCACTTCCAGCGGGTCAGTGGGAAGCGGCTGAAGTTCTTGGATACTCGCGTTGGCAAACGTTGCGCCACGTTATTTTGCCTCAGGCTTTGAGACAAGGATTACCAGCGATTGCGAATGAGTTTTCGACCTTGATCAAAGAAAGCAGCATTTTGATGGTGATTGGGGTTCCTGAGTTGGTGAAAACAAGTCGAGACATTGTCGCACGAGAACTGAGGCCCATGGAGATCTACGCGATGACCGCCGTGATCTATCTGTTGATGACCAGTGTGGTGGCTCTTGTCACGCAACGACTGGAGAATCGCTCATGA
- a CDS encoding transporter substrate-binding domain-containing protein produces MSSNKFKILLLLLLFACSKSKDRESTLIFCSNLSYPPYESVAQDGRPEGFDIDVANALAQRLQKKLLFKELAFDSLILGLQQGKCDFVMAGMSMTPSRQKEITMIPYQGQPSKAYYLLFWDHIPAGVKSLADIRTLANNTVAVQVGTWMENYVQASPGITSKALDTTSELLMDIQYRKSSTAFLEPHIGREVLAKEPRLKYLEVALPEAEWRLGNGIGIKKSNVKLASEIQSAVDSLKKSGELTEMERKWFRTP; encoded by the coding sequence ATGAGTTCGAATAAGTTTAAAATTCTGCTTCTCTTGCTGTTGTTTGCTTGCTCGAAATCAAAAGACCGCGAATCAACTTTGATCTTCTGCAGCAATTTAAGTTACCCTCCTTATGAAAGCGTCGCTCAAGATGGTCGTCCAGAAGGCTTCGATATCGATGTGGCCAATGCCCTGGCCCAAAGGCTTCAGAAAAAATTACTTTTTAAGGAATTAGCGTTCGACTCTCTCATACTCGGTTTGCAGCAGGGAAAATGTGATTTTGTGATGGCTGGGATGTCCATGACTCCGAGTCGACAAAAAGAAATCACGATGATCCCTTATCAAGGGCAACCCTCCAAAGCTTACTACTTGTTGTTTTGGGATCACATTCCAGCCGGCGTGAAATCGTTGGCAGATATCCGTACCCTAGCCAACAACACGGTTGCGGTTCAGGTGGGTACCTGGATGGAGAATTACGTTCAAGCATCGCCTGGAATCACCTCAAAGGCTTTAGATACGACTTCAGAACTGCTGATGGATATTCAATATAGAAAATCGTCGACAGCTTTTTTAGAACCGCATATTGGCAGAGAAGTACTCGCCAAAGAACCGCGTTTGAAATATCTGGAAGTAGCCTTGCCGGAAGCTGAGTGGAGATTGGGCAATGGGATTGGAATCAAGAAATCCAATGTTAAGCTGGCTTCTGAAATCCAATCAGCAGTTGATTCCTTAAAAAAGAGTGGCGAATTAACGGAGATGGAGAGAAAATGGTTCAGAACCCCATGA
- a CDS encoding amino acid ABC transporter ATP-binding protein yields the protein MNRMVGKQVALAYPGTGYSVLKGVNFEIPKAQITLFMGKSGSGKTSLLRCMAGLVHCSGEITWDGKPIQTLSKAERARSIGFVAQQLNLFPHLSVLENCTQPQEIVFLRKREEALLKAKAVLASLDVLHLADRKPAQLSGGQSQRVAIARALCMDAQALLLDEPTSALDPESTQKLRELLATLIAKGISIVISTHDMSFARNVFTHGYFLENGQIAKESDDRIREYLEH from the coding sequence ATGAATCGAATGGTTGGAAAGCAAGTCGCTTTAGCGTATCCAGGAACGGGTTATTCCGTCTTAAAAGGCGTGAATTTTGAGATTCCCAAAGCTCAGATCACTCTTTTTATGGGTAAAAGTGGTTCCGGAAAGACCTCTTTATTGCGATGCATGGCGGGTTTGGTCCATTGCTCGGGCGAGATTACATGGGATGGAAAACCAATCCAGACGCTCTCCAAAGCAGAACGAGCCCGAAGCATTGGTTTTGTGGCGCAGCAACTCAATCTGTTTCCCCATTTAAGTGTTCTTGAGAATTGCACTCAGCCCCAAGAGATTGTGTTTCTGCGTAAACGGGAAGAAGCGCTTCTGAAGGCCAAGGCTGTGTTGGCTTCTTTGGATGTGCTGCATTTGGCAGACCGAAAGCCCGCGCAGCTTTCAGGCGGACAAAGTCAGCGCGTCGCGATTGCCAGAGCCTTGTGTATGGATGCGCAAGCCTTGTTGCTGGACGAGCCCACCTCGGCTCTCGACCCCGAAAGCACACAAAAACTCAGAGAACTACTGGCTACTTTAATCGCGAAGGGCATTTCCATTGTCATTTCGACCCACGATATGTCTTTTGCTCGGAACGTTTTTACACACGGTTATTTTTTGGAAAATGGGCAAATAGCGAAAGAATCGGACGATCGAATTCGGGAGTACTTGGAGCATTGA
- the lepB gene encoding signal peptidase I has product MNSYFKPGRVIAFLLSSTLVFVVWGMIFQPGGLGANVLLALVVAGMIIYNSTKNLGAFLDDLLFEGGSREKAFLMRRARNELKLYREKLCKASRKRRSQLRDAMSQFEKAMNELEAHILGPRPNLKHVRDSMALVDETAKAFLGKLPRKGLIGGFESLAMALLGAMALRIFLVEPFQIPSGSMIPTLLVGDHLFVSKLSYGIMNPLSSKPSYWLRWAQPKPGDVMVFTAPDYVPSNAGATWIKRVIAGPGQEIYIKDSQVFVDGTPYPHTQPNELVHYYDYYMSYNLWREEAALYTKEQVPGSANHPIYMANPEENWPVADQPLLPGLTCEAQRCVVQEGHVFVMGDNRGGSMDSRYWGALPIESVKGKALFVWMSVYGREPSVQLGSFSLPQFRWSRWFSWIH; this is encoded by the coding sequence ATGAATTCATACTTTAAACCCGGCCGAGTGATTGCGTTTCTTTTAAGTTCGACCCTTGTATTTGTTGTTTGGGGAATGATTTTTCAACCGGGTGGGCTTGGAGCAAACGTGTTGCTCGCCTTGGTGGTTGCGGGGATGATCATCTACAACAGCACGAAAAATCTAGGCGCGTTCCTCGATGACTTGCTGTTTGAGGGCGGATCACGAGAAAAAGCCTTTTTGATGCGACGGGCACGGAATGAGCTGAAGCTTTACCGTGAAAAGCTTTGCAAAGCTTCGCGCAAGCGTCGATCGCAATTGCGGGATGCCATGTCCCAATTTGAAAAGGCCATGAACGAGCTCGAAGCTCATATCTTAGGTCCTCGTCCCAACCTAAAACATGTTCGAGACTCAATGGCTTTGGTAGACGAAACCGCCAAAGCGTTTCTCGGAAAGTTGCCCCGGAAAGGACTGATCGGTGGATTTGAGTCTTTGGCGATGGCGCTGTTGGGGGCGATGGCTTTGCGTATCTTTTTGGTCGAGCCCTTTCAAATTCCTTCGGGTTCCATGATTCCCACTCTTTTGGTGGGAGACCACTTGTTCGTGTCCAAGCTCAGCTATGGAATCATGAATCCTTTATCGAGCAAACCGTCTTACTGGCTGCGATGGGCTCAGCCCAAACCCGGTGATGTGATGGTTTTTACAGCGCCTGATTACGTTCCCAGTAATGCCGGTGCGACTTGGATCAAGCGCGTGATTGCTGGGCCAGGTCAAGAGATCTACATCAAGGACAGCCAGGTTTTTGTGGACGGAACGCCTTACCCGCATACACAACCAAACGAGTTGGTGCATTATTACGACTATTACATGAGCTACAACCTGTGGCGTGAGGAGGCCGCGCTTTATACGAAAGAGCAGGTCCCAGGAAGTGCGAATCACCCGATTTATATGGCGAATCCGGAGGAAAATTGGCCAGTTGCCGATCAGCCGCTGCTGCCTGGTTTAACGTGTGAAGCGCAGCGGTGTGTGGTCCAAGAAGGGCATGTGTTTGTGATGGGAGATAACCGTGGCGGTTCTATGGACAGTCGCTATTGGGGGGCACTCCCGATTGAAAGCGTGAAAGGCAAAGCCTTATTTGTCTGGATGAGTGTCTATGGTCGAGAGCCATCCGTTCAGTTGGGGAGCTTCTCATTGCCCCAGTTTCGCTGGTCTCGGTGGTTCAGCTGGATTCATTGA
- the lepA gene encoding elongation factor 4, whose protein sequence is MQQIRNFSIIAHIDHGKSTLADRILEFTGALQSREMKEQFLDKMELERERGITIKSQAVRLSYEAKNGQTYLFNLIDTPGHVDFGYEVSRSLSACEGALLIVDASQGVQAQTLANVYLALDNHLAIVPVINKIDLPNADPERVRKEIEEVIGIDASDSVLASGKTGLGIEDVLEAVVQRIPPPSGSIDAPLQALIFDSWFDVYRGVVVLVRVVQGEVVPGQNIRLMHNGKEFLVQEVGAFTPHPVKLNQLSSGEVGFIIANIKVVTDAKVGDTITRVDQPALEPVKGFKEVKPMVFAGIFPTESSDYENLRDALQKLVLNDAALVFEPETSQALGFGYRCGFLGLLHMEIVQERLEREFDLDLITTAPTVIFKAYLKSGEVIRIDNPSKMPEATRLDYLEEPFVSAHIHAPTDYVGAIITLCEERRGEQQGIDYPSPTHAVVRYVIPMGEIVFDFFDRLKSLSRGYASLDYELEGYRQSKLVKVDVLLNGDSVDALSLLVHSQSAHKRGKIICEKMKEIIPKQQFQVAIQAAIGGKIIARETISALRKDVTAKCYGGDISRKRKLLEKQKKGKKRMRQIGKIEVPQAAFLSVLKID, encoded by the coding sequence ATGCAGCAAATTCGTAACTTTTCCATCATTGCCCACATTGATCACGGCAAAAGCACCCTAGCGGATCGCATCCTTGAATTCACAGGGGCTCTGCAGAGCCGAGAAATGAAGGAACAGTTCTTGGATAAAATGGAACTGGAACGTGAGCGTGGGATTACCATCAAATCCCAAGCAGTTCGATTGAGTTACGAAGCCAAAAATGGCCAGACTTATCTGTTTAACTTAATCGATACACCGGGGCATGTAGATTTTGGCTATGAGGTATCGCGTTCGCTCTCTGCTTGTGAAGGGGCGCTCTTAATTGTCGATGCTTCGCAAGGCGTTCAGGCTCAGACGCTCGCGAATGTTTATCTGGCTTTGGACAATCATCTGGCCATTGTTCCGGTGATTAATAAGATTGACCTGCCAAATGCTGACCCAGAACGAGTTCGAAAAGAGATCGAAGAGGTCATCGGTATCGATGCTTCTGACAGCGTGCTGGCTTCAGGGAAAACCGGCCTTGGTATCGAAGATGTGCTGGAAGCGGTGGTTCAGCGAATTCCTCCTCCGTCCGGGTCGATCGACGCTCCTTTGCAGGCGCTGATTTTTGACAGCTGGTTTGACGTGTATCGAGGAGTCGTTGTTCTCGTTCGCGTGGTTCAAGGCGAAGTTGTTCCTGGGCAAAATATCCGTTTGATGCACAATGGCAAAGAGTTTTTGGTTCAGGAAGTGGGGGCTTTTACACCGCATCCTGTCAAATTGAATCAACTTTCTTCGGGAGAAGTCGGTTTTATCATTGCGAACATCAAAGTCGTCACCGATGCCAAAGTGGGCGATACCATCACGCGAGTGGATCAACCGGCTTTAGAGCCGGTCAAAGGCTTTAAAGAAGTGAAACCGATGGTGTTTGCAGGGATTTTTCCAACAGAGAGTTCGGATTACGAGAATTTGCGCGATGCTCTGCAAAAGCTTGTCTTGAACGATGCAGCCTTGGTGTTTGAGCCGGAGACCAGTCAAGCGCTTGGCTTTGGGTATCGCTGTGGCTTTTTGGGTCTTTTGCACATGGAAATTGTGCAAGAGCGGCTGGAACGCGAATTTGACCTGGATTTGATTACAACGGCTCCGACCGTGATTTTCAAAGCGTATTTGAAATCCGGTGAGGTTATTCGAATCGATAACCCCTCTAAAATGCCTGAAGCCACGCGGCTAGATTATCTGGAAGAGCCTTTTGTCAGCGCTCACATCCATGCTCCAACGGATTATGTGGGAGCCATTATTACTCTGTGTGAAGAACGCCGCGGTGAGCAACAAGGAATTGATTACCCGAGCCCGACTCACGCGGTGGTTCGTTACGTGATCCCGATGGGCGAAATCGTGTTTGATTTCTTTGATCGCTTAAAATCCTTGAGTCGTGGGTATGCGAGCTTGGACTATGAGCTCGAAGGGTATCGACAGTCTAAGCTGGTCAAGGTTGATGTTTTGCTGAACGGAGACTCGGTGGACGCTTTGTCTTTGCTGGTTCATAGCCAGTCGGCTCACAAGCGAGGCAAAATCATCTGCGAAAAGATGAAAGAGATCATCCCAAAGCAACAATTCCAAGTGGCGATTCAGGCAGCCATTGGAGGGAAGATTATTGCGCGTGAAACGATTTCAGCTTTGAGAAAAGATGTCACTGCCAAGTGCTATGGAGGGGATATCAGTCGAAAGCGAAAGCTGTTAGAGAAGCAGAAGAAGGGGAAAAAGCGCATGCGACAGATCGGGAAAATCGAAGTTCCGCAAGCAGCGTTTTTATCTGTGCTAAAAATTGATTAG